One Paenibacillus crassostreae DNA segment encodes these proteins:
- the hemB gene encoding porphobilinogen synthase has product MNFPLVRHRRLRQSAGIRSMVRETVLNVQDLVQPIFVTYGTNIKNEISSMPGVYHFSLDTLKNEVDNIASLGIPAVLLFGIPETKDSMGSSGFAEDGIVQEATRLIKEWYPELLVIADTCLCEFTDHGHCGMVHTFERDGHIHGDVLNDESLELLVQTAVSQAKAGADIIAPSNMMDGFVQAIRGGLDEAGFQNIPIMSYSVKYASAFYGPFREAADSAPQFGDRKTYQMDPANAREALREAESDVLEGADMLMVKPALAYLDIMRMIKDQFDLPLVAYNVSGEYSMVKAAAQQGWINEKAIVQEMLTGMKRAGADIIITYFAKDVAGWINEK; this is encoded by the coding sequence ATGAATTTTCCACTCGTGCGGCATCGCCGCTTACGGCAATCTGCGGGGATACGCAGTATGGTACGTGAAACGGTTCTAAATGTGCAGGACTTGGTACAACCTATTTTTGTTACATACGGTACGAATATTAAGAATGAAATATCATCTATGCCAGGTGTTTATCATTTCTCTCTGGATACGTTAAAGAATGAAGTCGACAATATTGCGAGCTTAGGTATTCCTGCGGTGTTATTGTTTGGGATTCCGGAAACGAAGGATAGCATGGGGTCTTCTGGATTTGCAGAGGATGGGATCGTACAGGAAGCGACACGTCTTATTAAAGAGTGGTACCCTGAATTGTTAGTTATTGCAGATACTTGTTTATGTGAATTTACGGATCATGGACATTGCGGTATGGTACATACATTTGAGCGAGATGGTCATATCCATGGTGACGTACTCAATGATGAATCGTTAGAGCTACTTGTTCAGACTGCGGTATCTCAAGCGAAAGCGGGAGCGGATATCATCGCACCTTCTAATATGATGGATGGATTCGTCCAAGCTATTCGAGGTGGACTTGATGAAGCGGGATTCCAGAACATTCCGATCATGTCTTATTCTGTGAAGTATGCTTCTGCGTTCTACGGACCTTTCCGTGAAGCTGCTGATTCTGCTCCACAATTTGGTGATCGTAAAACATATCAAATGGATCCTGCTAATGCAAGAGAAGCATTAAGAGAAGCTGAGTCTGATGTACTTGAGGGTGCGGACATGCTTATGGTGAAACCTGCTCTAGCCTATTTGGATATCATGCGTATGATTAAGGATCAATTTGATCTACCTTTGGTTGCGTACAACGTTAGCGGTGAGTATTCTATGGTCAAAGCCGCAGCACAACAGGGTTGGATCAATGAGAAAGCTATTGTTCAAGAAATGCTTACAGGGATGAAACGTGCAGGTGCAGATATAATCATTACTTATTTCGCTAAAGATGTTGCAGGTTGGATCAATGAAAAGTAG
- a CDS encoding bifunctional folylpolyglutamate synthase/dihydrofolate synthase, producing the protein MGEYYGAELTAPLTTYNEAVNWINGLIPFGIRPGLSRMEIMMEQLGEPQRRLKFIHVAGTNGKGSTCAFLTKTLLQAGYSVGTFTSPYITKFTNRFQYNGEDIPEETLLDLANRLKPIVENIAQTDQGSPTMFEVSTALAILYYAKVCVPDIVVWETGLGGRLDVTNIVTPVVSVITNVGLDHTDILGDTLSLIATEKAGIIKAGVPVVSCAVQPEVVNIIKSAADRNHSTLYLAGEQFKYEGIGVKDSIQSFHFTGPFRSMDLAIGMKGEHQMANAAGAMMVLEVLRQYMAYVMDDEDILKGFRDTTWAGRLEQIGNHPRIVLDGAHNPEGAQTLAKSLPQYYKYRSLNLMMGMLANKHHESYLKHILPLVDTLILTEPDFRKKMDANNLLEIVEQLKPIYAKPTLEIIVESDWRLALEKLKLRTEEEDLGVVSGTLYLIADVRGSLLNQSDSEKGW; encoded by the coding sequence TTGGGAGAATATTATGGAGCGGAGCTTACAGCTCCCTTAACAACATATAATGAAGCAGTTAATTGGATTAATGGATTAATTCCGTTTGGGATTCGACCAGGATTATCACGTATGGAAATCATGATGGAACAGCTTGGGGAACCTCAGCGACGTCTTAAATTCATTCATGTAGCAGGGACGAATGGAAAGGGATCCACATGTGCTTTTTTGACTAAAACTCTGTTACAAGCAGGTTATTCAGTAGGCACGTTTACTTCACCGTATATTACGAAATTCACGAATCGATTTCAATATAATGGCGAAGATATCCCAGAAGAAACATTACTTGATCTTGCGAATCGATTGAAACCAATTGTTGAGAATATTGCCCAGACTGACCAAGGTTCACCGACGATGTTTGAAGTATCCACGGCCCTTGCTATTTTGTACTATGCCAAGGTATGCGTTCCGGATATTGTCGTATGGGAGACAGGGCTTGGGGGAAGACTGGATGTAACAAATATTGTCACTCCCGTAGTTTCTGTGATTACGAATGTTGGATTAGACCATACAGATATTCTAGGTGATACTCTCTCGCTCATCGCTACAGAAAAAGCGGGTATCATTAAGGCTGGTGTTCCTGTCGTTAGTTGTGCCGTGCAGCCTGAAGTAGTGAATATTATCAAATCGGCAGCTGATCGAAACCATTCAACGTTATACCTTGCTGGAGAACAATTTAAATATGAAGGTATAGGTGTTAAAGATAGCATTCAATCTTTCCACTTTACGGGACCCTTCCGTTCGATGGATCTTGCTATCGGAATGAAGGGTGAGCATCAGATGGCGAATGCTGCAGGAGCGATGATGGTACTAGAGGTACTTCGTCAATATATGGCCTATGTCATGGATGATGAAGATATCCTTAAGGGATTCCGTGATACCACATGGGCTGGACGATTAGAACAAATAGGAAATCATCCGAGAATTGTATTGGATGGAGCGCATAATCCGGAAGGCGCACAAACTTTGGCTAAGAGTCTTCCACAGTATTATAAATATCGATCATTAAATTTGATGATGGGGATGTTGGCTAATAAGCATCATGAATCATACTTGAAGCATATACTTCCTTTAGTTGATACACTTATTCTAACAGAACCAGATTTTCGTAAAAAAATGGACGCGAACAATTTATTAGAGATTGTGGAACAATTGAAGCCTATATATGCAAAGCCCACTTTAGAGATTATTGTGGAATCTGATTGGAGATTAGCATTAGAGAAATTAAAGTTACGGACGGAAGAGGAAGATCTTGGAGTAGTATCCGGTACATTATATTTAATTGCCGACGTACGAGGATCTCTCTTAAATCAATCCGATTCTGAAAAAGGTTGGTGA
- the cobA gene encoding uroporphyrinogen-III C-methyltransferase, translating into MSITSGKVYLVGAGPGDAGLITVKGLQCIKKADVVVYDRLANPRLLQSMKSGAEKVYVGKLPDRHTMKQEDINQLLVDLALEGKTVTRLKGGDPTIFGRVSEEADLLRKNGIRYEIIPGITSAISVPAYAGIPVTHRDLASSLSIITGHESPDKLDVMIQWDKLANATGTLIFMMGVAKIGYISEQLMRHGRLSDTPVALVRWGTRAEQETITGTLADIEDKVKAANFQPPAVIVVGDVVLQREKLMWAEYMPLFGKRVLVTRARSQASELANRIEELGGEPYEFPVINIVKPSDPKEILDLRSSFAKLQDYDWIFFTSVNGVEFFFQHLQEQGRDIRSLHHAKIVAVGPATADALKAHALFPEQIPDVYQAEGMIEMLGSHLKAGQKVLLPRGDKGRAWLPDKLTEMGLEVTVAVTYHTVISGDDDSELLRMFAESGIHAVTFTSSSTVTNLLAIMKRMGIEDPVKQLEGVETFCIGEITAKTALEAGLTVSMIAEEATIESLVQSLCRWNAIQN; encoded by the coding sequence ATGTCGATAACATCAGGTAAAGTGTATTTGGTAGGTGCAGGGCCCGGAGATGCTGGTTTAATAACGGTTAAAGGGTTGCAATGTATAAAGAAGGCTGACGTTGTTGTATATGATCGGTTGGCTAATCCTCGTTTGCTTCAATCTATGAAATCGGGTGCGGAGAAAGTATATGTTGGTAAGCTACCTGATCGGCATACGATGAAACAAGAAGATATTAATCAATTGTTGGTGGATCTTGCTTTAGAAGGAAAAACGGTGACAAGGTTAAAAGGAGGAGACCCTACTATTTTTGGTCGTGTGAGTGAGGAAGCGGATCTGCTAAGGAAAAATGGAATTCGATATGAGATTATTCCGGGAATTACTTCAGCAATCAGTGTACCAGCATATGCAGGTATACCCGTGACTCATCGTGATTTGGCATCATCCCTTTCTATTATTACGGGTCATGAAAGTCCGGATAAGCTTGATGTTATGATTCAATGGGATAAATTAGCCAATGCTACGGGGACACTCATCTTTATGATGGGTGTTGCAAAGATAGGTTATATTAGTGAGCAATTGATGAGGCATGGTCGCCTATCAGATACCCCTGTGGCACTCGTGCGATGGGGAACTCGTGCGGAGCAAGAGACAATTACAGGAACACTTGCTGATATTGAAGATAAGGTTAAAGCAGCTAATTTCCAACCTCCAGCTGTAATTGTTGTAGGAGATGTTGTCTTGCAACGGGAGAAGCTGATGTGGGCGGAATATATGCCACTCTTCGGCAAACGTGTGCTTGTTACCCGTGCTCGTTCCCAAGCAAGCGAGTTAGCCAATAGAATTGAAGAGTTAGGTGGGGAACCTTATGAGTTTCCAGTCATTAATATCGTAAAGCCAAGTGATCCTAAGGAAATCTTAGACTTGAGGTCCTCTTTTGCTAAATTGCAGGACTATGATTGGATATTCTTTACGAGTGTGAACGGGGTTGAGTTTTTCTTTCAACATTTACAGGAACAAGGACGTGACATTCGCTCATTACATCATGCGAAGATTGTAGCTGTTGGACCGGCTACGGCTGATGCTTTGAAAGCACATGCTCTATTTCCTGAACAAATCCCAGATGTATATCAAGCTGAAGGCATGATAGAGATGTTAGGATCACACTTGAAGGCAGGTCAGAAGGTGCTCTTACCACGTGGGGATAAAGGCAGAGCGTGGCTTCCAGACAAATTGACGGAGATGGGTCTTGAAGTAACCGTTGCGGTTACCTATCATACCGTTATTTCAGGTGATGACGATAGTGAATTGTTAAGAATGTTTGCTGAAAGTGGTATTCATGCAGTTACGTTCACTAGCTCATCAACGGTAACCAACCTTCTTGCGATTATGAAGCGGATGGGGATTGAAGACCCTGTTAAGCAATTGGAAGGTGTTGAAACTTTCTGTATTGGGGAAATCACGGCTAAGACAGCGCTTGAAGCAGGCTTGACTGTAAGCATGATTGCAGAAGAAGCGACCATTGAGAGTCTTGTTCAATCTTTATGTCGCTGGAATGCGATACAAAACTAA
- the hemL gene encoding glutamate-1-semialdehyde 2,1-aminomutase, which produces MSNMSGKRNEEASKAAFEEAKHYLPGGVNSPVRAFKGVGLTPIYVERGEGSRIYDIDGNSFIDYIGSWGPLIMGHAHPEVISAIRKTALRGTSFGAPTLIETEMAKLVCERVPSVEVVRMVNSGTEATMSAIRLARGVTGRSKILKFEGSYHGHADSLLIKAGSGVATLGLPDSPGVPAGVAANTITVPYNDLESVKLAFERFGEELACVIVEPIAGNMGVVPPLAGFLQGLRDLTTQYGSVLIFDEVMTGFRVDINCAQGLFGVTPDLTCLGKVIGGGLPVGAYGGKREIMDQVAPSGPIYQAGTLSGNPLAMVAGYTTLKLLTPEVYNQLEERAARLQVGFEQNASELGIPVTINRVGSMVCPFFTSEPVINFDTAKSSNVDHFKRYFEGLINHGVSVAPSQFEGMFVSAAHSVEDIDQSIEANYKALKNL; this is translated from the coding sequence ATGAGCAATATGTCTGGAAAACGAAATGAAGAGGCTTCTAAAGCTGCTTTTGAAGAAGCAAAACACTATTTACCTGGTGGAGTTAATAGTCCTGTGCGTGCTTTTAAAGGAGTAGGATTAACTCCAATTTACGTTGAACGTGGTGAAGGATCTCGTATCTATGATATTGATGGAAACTCATTTATCGATTATATCGGTTCTTGGGGTCCTTTGATTATGGGACATGCCCATCCAGAGGTTATTTCTGCAATCCGGAAAACAGCCCTGCGCGGGACAAGCTTTGGTGCTCCGACTTTGATCGAGACAGAGATGGCGAAGCTCGTATGTGAACGTGTGCCGTCAGTTGAAGTTGTAAGAATGGTTAATTCAGGTACAGAAGCAACGATGAGTGCGATCCGTCTGGCACGTGGTGTTACTGGAAGAAGTAAGATTTTGAAATTTGAAGGCTCTTATCATGGACATGCTGATAGCTTGTTAATCAAGGCGGGGTCTGGTGTAGCGACTTTAGGATTACCTGATAGCCCAGGAGTACCAGCGGGAGTGGCAGCTAACACGATAACAGTTCCATATAATGATTTAGAATCAGTGAAGCTTGCGTTTGAACGTTTCGGTGAAGAGCTTGCGTGCGTCATAGTTGAGCCGATTGCTGGTAATATGGGGGTTGTACCACCTCTAGCAGGATTCCTTCAAGGTTTACGTGATTTAACGACTCAATATGGAAGCGTCCTTATATTCGACGAAGTTATGACTGGATTTCGTGTGGATATCAACTGTGCACAAGGATTATTTGGAGTAACCCCCGATCTAACTTGCTTAGGTAAGGTTATTGGTGGTGGACTACCCGTCGGTGCTTATGGTGGGAAACGCGAAATCATGGATCAAGTAGCTCCATCAGGCCCTATATATCAAGCAGGAACACTTAGTGGTAATCCGTTAGCGATGGTAGCTGGATATACAACACTTAAGTTACTTACACCAGAAGTATATAACCAATTAGAAGAACGGGCTGCTCGACTACAAGTTGGATTCGAACAGAATGCAAGTGAACTTGGTATTCCGGTTACAATCAACCGAGTGGGTTCGATGGTATGTCCATTCTTTACTTCAGAACCCGTTATTAACTTTGATACTGCGAAGAGTAGTAATGTTGATCATTTCAAGCGTTATTTTGAAGGGCTAATTAATCATGGTGTAAGTGTTGCACCTTCTCAATTCGAAGGAATGTTTGTATCAGCAGCGCATAGCGTTGAGGATATTGATCAAAGTATCGAAGCTAACTATAAGGCACTCAAAAACCTATGA
- a CDS encoding valine--tRNA ligase, which produces MTDKETKTTTEMPTTYDPKSAEQKWYQYWVDGEYFKAGQRPDAKPYTIVIPPPNVTGMLHIGHAMDFTMQDILIRAKRMQGYDALWLPGTDHAGIATQTKVEQKLRAQGLSRYDLGREKFLEQVWEWKDHYANTIHEQWAKMGLSLDYSRERFTLDEGLSKSVKEVFVKLYNKGLIYRGKYIINWDPVARTALSDIEVEYKEVQGHLYHLSYPLKDGSGRIVVATTRPETMLGDTAIAVHPKDERYKDLIGKMVLLPIVNREIPIIADEYVDQEFGSGAVKITPAHDPNDFEVGLRHQLEQIIVMDDTGTMNDLAGKYEGLDRNDCRKEIVKDLQELGVLIQIEDHVHQVGHSERTGAVVEPYLSTQWFVKMKPLAERAIEVQKSGKGVNFVPDRFEKIYLHWIENVRDWCISRQLWWGHRIPAYYCESCGELHVSQDEVTVCSKCGGAELRQDDDVLDTWFSSALWPFSTLGWPDDSEDMKRFYSTNVLVTGYDIIYFWVARMIFTALEFTDQIPFQDVLLHGLVRDSEGRKMSKSLGNGVDPLEVIEQYGADAMRYMISTGSTPGQDLRFRWERVEQSRNFANKIWNASRFALMNLEGFTFENIDISGDLQTSDRWILHRLNETSRDITRLIDAYEFGETGRLLYNFIWDDLCDWYIEFAKLSLYGENEVVKNSTKSVLAYVLDRTLRLIHPFMPFITEEIWQHLPHEGDTITLASWPEYNKSFENQEAVNEMNTLMDIIRTVRNIRAEVNVPMSKKVELIVKASDENIFGIVSRNENYVKRFCNTSSFEIGMDIQAPEKSMTAVVTGAELYLPLAGLIDIAQEIERLEKEVQTLNAEVERVDKKLSNQGFVAKAPAKVIEEERAKQADYSDKRSKVLARIEELRG; this is translated from the coding sequence ATGACAGATAAAGAAACGAAGACAACGACTGAAATGCCAACGACATATGATCCGAAATCCGCTGAACAGAAATGGTACCAATATTGGGTAGACGGTGAATACTTCAAAGCGGGTCAACGTCCAGACGCAAAACCCTATACGATTGTTATCCCACCACCCAATGTGACGGGGATGCTTCATATTGGTCATGCTATGGATTTCACTATGCAAGATATCCTTATTCGCGCCAAGAGAATGCAAGGATATGATGCTCTTTGGCTGCCTGGAACCGATCATGCCGGGATAGCAACGCAGACTAAAGTGGAGCAGAAGCTTCGTGCACAAGGATTATCTCGCTATGATCTAGGTAGAGAAAAATTCCTTGAACAAGTGTGGGAATGGAAAGATCATTATGCGAATACGATCCATGAGCAATGGGCCAAAATGGGATTGTCTCTCGATTATTCTAGGGAACGGTTCACATTGGATGAAGGTTTATCCAAATCGGTAAAAGAAGTATTCGTTAAGCTTTATAATAAGGGTCTTATTTACCGTGGTAAATATATTATTAACTGGGATCCTGTTGCTCGGACAGCTTTATCGGATATCGAAGTTGAGTATAAAGAAGTTCAAGGACATCTCTACCATTTATCCTATCCGCTAAAAGATGGAAGTGGGCGTATAGTTGTAGCAACTACTAGACCGGAAACGATGCTAGGGGATACTGCCATTGCGGTTCATCCTAAGGATGAACGATATAAAGACCTGATTGGTAAGATGGTCTTATTACCTATCGTGAATCGTGAAATTCCGATTATTGCTGATGAATATGTTGACCAGGAATTCGGCAGTGGAGCCGTGAAGATTACTCCAGCTCATGATCCGAATGATTTCGAAGTAGGACTTCGCCATCAACTGGAACAAATCATCGTTATGGACGATACAGGTACGATGAATGATTTAGCAGGCAAGTATGAAGGTCTAGATCGTAATGACTGCCGGAAAGAAATCGTTAAGGACTTACAAGAGTTGGGTGTACTGATCCAAATCGAAGATCATGTACATCAGGTGGGACATAGTGAACGTACCGGTGCTGTCGTTGAACCATATCTATCTACACAATGGTTTGTGAAGATGAAACCTTTGGCAGAAAGAGCAATTGAAGTACAAAAGTCAGGTAAAGGTGTAAACTTTGTACCTGATCGATTCGAGAAAATTTACTTGCATTGGATTGAAAATGTACGCGATTGGTGTATATCAAGACAACTTTGGTGGGGCCATCGTATTCCAGCATACTATTGTGAATCATGTGGTGAGCTACATGTTTCCCAAGATGAAGTGACGGTATGTTCTAAGTGTGGTGGAGCCGAACTTAGACAGGACGATGATGTGCTTGATACTTGGTTTAGTTCAGCGTTGTGGCCTTTCTCCACACTAGGATGGCCAGATGATTCAGAAGATATGAAACGATTCTATTCAACTAATGTCCTCGTAACAGGGTATGATATTATATATTTCTGGGTAGCGAGAATGATCTTTACAGCGCTTGAATTCACAGACCAGATTCCTTTCCAAGACGTATTATTGCATGGGCTTGTTAGAGATTCTGAAGGGCGTAAAATGTCTAAATCGCTCGGAAATGGTGTAGATCCATTAGAAGTAATTGAGCAATATGGTGCAGATGCGATGCGTTATATGATCTCAACAGGTAGTACTCCTGGTCAAGATCTTCGTTTCCGTTGGGAACGAGTGGAGCAATCTCGTAATTTCGCGAATAAAATATGGAATGCATCTCGATTTGCACTGATGAATCTTGAAGGATTTACTTTTGAGAATATCGATATTAGTGGAGATTTACAGACTTCAGATCGTTGGATTCTACATCGTCTAAACGAAACTTCACGCGATATTACGCGTCTAATAGATGCTTATGAGTTCGGTGAGACGGGTCGATTACTATATAATTTTATATGGGATGACCTATGCGACTGGTATATAGAGTTTGCTAAGTTATCATTATATGGTGAGAATGAAGTAGTTAAGAATAGTACGAAATCCGTGCTAGCTTATGTTCTAGATCGTACTCTACGCTTGATTCATCCGTTCATGCCGTTCATTACTGAAGAGATATGGCAGCATCTACCTCATGAAGGAGATACCATTACATTGGCTTCGTGGCCGGAGTATAATAAATCTTTTGAGAATCAAGAAGCAGTGAATGAAATGAACACGTTAATGGATATCATCCGTACTGTACGTAACATTCGAGCAGAAGTGAACGTGCCGATGAGTAAAAAAGTTGAGCTGATCGTTAAAGCTAGTGATGAGAATATATTCGGCATTGTGAGCCGTAATGAGAATTACGTGAAGCGTTTCTGTAATACTTCAAGTTTTGAAATAGGTATGGACATTCAAGCTCCAGAGAAATCGATGACAGCTGTAGTAACAGGTGCCGAATTATATTTACCACTGGCTGGATTGATTGATATCGCTCAAGAAATTGAACGCCTTGAAAAAGAAGTACAAACATTAAATGCTGAGGTTGAACGAGTTGATAAAAAGTTGAGTAATCAAGGTTTTGTTGCGAAGGCACCAGCGAAAGTTATTGAAGAGGAACGTGCGAAACAAGCTGATTATTCAGATAAGCGAAGTAAAGTATTGGCTAGAATTGAAGAGCTTAGAGGGTAA
- a CDS encoding RluA family pseudouridine synthase, with translation MSYQGSWSRRGEWLELIPGKVIRESDDRETATMTWLLNVVGMPEKLLRRLKHEKGIQWNGDKLRLAIFPSRPIGINSIWQELKVLYEDDFCLVIHKPAGMMIHPDGRAGEVTLDHIVAAHFESMGDNVAVRHIHRLDQHTSGPVLYAKNEWAQLNLDEDMRAKQIERKYVAFVEGKVDSSLTVIDLPIGKDRHHAQRRRVSPTGQSAITHVRVEERYKGSSLIKLELDTGRTHQIRVHLSHLGHPLLGDTLYGGSSSHIRRQALHGEQLCFSHPFTGDFIEINDDWPKDMVDLRLLLRAEVK, from the coding sequence ATGAGTTACCAAGGTAGTTGGAGTCGTAGAGGTGAATGGCTGGAGCTTATTCCTGGCAAAGTGATTCGTGAATCAGACGACCGTGAGACTGCTACAATGACTTGGCTATTGAACGTTGTAGGTATGCCTGAAAAGCTATTGCGTCGACTCAAACATGAGAAGGGAATTCAATGGAATGGAGATAAGTTGAGATTAGCTATATTTCCATCCCGACCTATAGGGATAAACTCGATATGGCAGGAGTTAAAAGTACTCTATGAGGATGATTTCTGCTTAGTTATTCATAAACCAGCAGGGATGATGATTCATCCGGATGGTCGTGCTGGTGAAGTGACATTAGATCATATCGTTGCTGCTCACTTTGAGAGTATGGGTGATAATGTAGCGGTAAGACATATTCATCGACTTGATCAGCATACGTCAGGACCTGTGCTCTATGCTAAAAATGAGTGGGCACAGTTGAATCTAGATGAAGATATGCGTGCGAAACAAATTGAGCGGAAATATGTCGCTTTTGTTGAAGGTAAAGTTGATTCGAGTCTAACTGTGATTGACCTACCAATTGGCAAGGATCGTCATCATGCTCAGAGGCGGAGAGTATCTCCCACAGGTCAATCTGCGATCACACATGTGCGTGTGGAAGAAAGATACAAAGGGTCAAGTCTTATTAAACTTGAATTGGATACAGGTCGTACGCATCAAATACGTGTTCATTTAAGCCATTTAGGACATCCTTTATTGGGTGATACATTATATGGTGGTAGTAGTTCTCATATTCGACGGCAAGCGTTACACGGAGAACAGTTATGTTTCTCTCATCCATTTACTGGTGATTTTATTGAAATTAATGATGACTGGCCTAAGGATATGGTTGATCTTCGGTTACTTCTACGAGCAGAAGTCAAATGA
- a CDS encoding LysM peptidoglycan-binding domain-containing protein — translation MFDQSYGLRFDIYERIQLSEDVAGIAELEEIELLPHISVISQEDQATLRGHLLLSGLYRSEGEEAETQQIEHFIPVEITVPLNRVTSLDEIAVEIENFDVDLLSKRSLNITGVLSLRGIESPRIDNNLWNAEDFTVVHAPDWQMNPDILPLSTENIADRISLDNELGKFGESSIESFVQDDLNENEEDYTTELHKDEDALARQQDFSNVWQIETEEQKKALNSLPNDEPKDSLQSDIPVDSSPNTTIENDLLEKEPAEGNEFLIPDEIEAKDEKAELKVALGSKKEVTPTRKDNVGFSSILTSSRARSLRDLEQQLDEEKSLELKENEDQVNNEDVEWKNLFLGGSSDKTPFSKVRLCIVQREETIDMIADRYQMSPRELLLHNRLSDQTIEEGQILYIP, via the coding sequence GTGTTTGACCAGTCCTACGGTTTGCGATTTGATATTTATGAACGCATTCAATTGTCTGAAGATGTGGCTGGAATTGCGGAGCTAGAAGAGATTGAATTATTACCGCATATTTCGGTGATTAGCCAGGAGGATCAAGCAACCCTTCGAGGACATTTATTACTATCAGGTCTATACAGATCTGAAGGCGAGGAGGCTGAAACGCAACAGATCGAGCACTTTATCCCAGTTGAAATAACAGTACCACTCAATCGTGTAACTTCCTTAGATGAAATTGCTGTTGAAATTGAGAATTTCGATGTAGATCTCTTGTCTAAGAGAAGTCTGAACATTACGGGTGTGTTATCTTTACGCGGAATTGAATCACCTCGTATTGACAATAACTTATGGAATGCCGAAGATTTCACAGTGGTACATGCTCCAGATTGGCAGATGAACCCAGATATTCTTCCACTATCAACTGAGAATATCGCTGATCGGATCTCACTGGACAATGAATTAGGGAAGTTTGGTGAGTCATCAATTGAATCATTTGTTCAAGATGATCTGAACGAAAATGAAGAAGATTACACAACTGAGCTACATAAAGATGAGGATGCTCTTGCTCGTCAACAAGACTTCTCGAACGTGTGGCAGATTGAAACTGAAGAACAGAAGAAAGCCTTGAATTCTTTACCGAATGATGAACCTAAAGATTCACTTCAGAGTGATATTCCGGTAGATTCATCACCCAATACTACCATAGAGAATGATTTGTTGGAGAAAGAGCCTGCTGAGGGAAATGAATTCTTGATACCGGACGAGATAGAAGCAAAAGATGAAAAAGCGGAATTAAAAGTTGCATTAGGTAGCAAGAAGGAAGTTACGCCTACTAGGAAAGATAATGTTGGATTCTCGTCAATTCTAACGTCTAGTCGTGCAAGATCTCTGAGAGATCTGGAGCAGCAGCTTGACGAAGAAAAGTCACTTGAACTTAAAGAAAATGAGGATCAAGTCAATAATGAAGATGTGGAGTGGAAAAATCTCTTTCTGGGAGGTTCATCTGATAAAACGCCATTCAGTAAAGTTCGACTTTGTATTGTACAACGGGAAGAGACGATTGATATGATTGCTGATCGTTATCAAATGAGTCCAAGAGAACTGCTGTTACACAATCGCTTATCAGATCAAACGATCGAAGAAGGCCAAATTCTTTATATTCCTTAA